In Tachysurus vachellii isolate PV-2020 chromosome 3, HZAU_Pvac_v1, whole genome shotgun sequence, one genomic interval encodes:
- the LOC132843259 gene encoding leukocyte elastase inhibitor-like gives MEGLSRANSAFAMDLYRAISADAPDGNLFLSPLSISAALSMVYLGARGATAEEMATVLSFSSIPDVHNHFKTLNSAVNSPKASYILRLANRLYGEKTFNFLSDFVDSTQKLYQADMKAVDFIGSSEESRKLINHWVEEKTEGKIKDVLQPGMVTAMTRLALVNAIYFKGKWKHVFNTEETKEMPFKINQKETKPVQMMYQTKKFLFNYVDEYRLQVLDLPYEEEELSMVVLLPEESQDGSDPLHKLESELTVDKLLEWTNQEKMDRWTNINVHLPKFKLEEQYSLQGILNNMGMSSLFKANAADLTGMSSGGGLFVSSVAHKAFVEVNEEGTEAAAATVVMIALCMAREEHFMADHPFLFFIRHNPTKSILFFGRYRGPQ, from the exons ATGGAGGGTTTGAGCCGTGCTAATAGTGCCTTCGCCATGGACCTGTACCGGGCAATAAGCGCTGATGCCCCGGATGGAAACCTGTTCCTTTCCCCGCTGAGCATCAGCGCCGCACTCAGTATGGTCTACTTAGGAGCCCGAGGAGCTACAGCTGAGGAAATGGCTACG GTCTTGTCCTTCAGTTCAATCCCTGATGTTCACAATCATTTCAAGACCCTCAACTCTGCAGTAAACAGCCCCAAAGCCTCCTACATCCTCCGACTGGCCAATAGACTTTATGGAGAGAAGACTTTCAATTTCTTATCA GATTTTGTGGACTCCACTCAGAAGTTGTACCAAGCTGACATGAAAGCAGTAGACTTCATTGGGTCATCAGAGGAGTCACGGAAGCTCATTAACCACTGGGTGGAAGAGAAAACTGAGG GTAAAATCAAAGATGTTCTGCAGCCAGGGATGGTCACAGCAATGACTCGACTTGCCTTGGTGAATGCTATTTATTTCAAGGGGAAATGGAAGCATGTGTTTAATACTGAAGAGACTAAAGAGATGCCCTTTAAGATCAATCAG AAAGAGACAAAGCCTGTGCAGATGATGTACCAGACAAAGAAATTCCTTTTCAACTATGTCGATGAGTACAGGCTGCAGGTGCTGGATTTACCGTATGAAGAAGAGGAACTCAGCATGGTGGTGCTTTTGCCTGAAGAGTCTCAGGATGGCTCAGACCCTCTTCACAAG CTGGAAAGTGAACTAACGGTGGACAAACTGCTTGAGTGGACAAATCAAGAgaagatggacagatggactaATATCAATGTCCATTTGCCAAAATTTAAGCTGGAAGAGCAATATTCTTTGCAGGGTATACTGAATAACATGGGCATGAGCTCTTTGTTCAAAGCCAATGCTGCAGATCTGACCGGCATGAGCAGCGGTGGAGGTCTTTTTGTGTCTTCAGTGGCACACAAAGCTTTTGTGGAGGTTAATGAGGAAGGCACTGAAGCAGCAGCCGCCACAGTTGTAATGATTGCGCTATGCATGGCACGAGAAGAGCACTTCATGGCGGACCACCCCTTCCTGTTCTTCATCAGACACAACCCCACTAAAAGCATCCTCTTCTTTGGGAGATACAGAGGCCCACAGTAG